One Helianthus annuus cultivar XRQ/B chromosome 7, HanXRQr2.0-SUNRISE, whole genome shotgun sequence genomic region harbors:
- the LOC110939814 gene encoding ATP-citrate synthase alpha chain protein 2 isoform X2, whose protein sequence is MLCGFTTADKEPWLSSTKLVVKPDMLFGKRGKSGLVALNLDVAQVADFVKARLGVEVEMGGCKAPITTFIVEPFVPHDEEYYLSIVSERLGSTISFSECGGIDIEENWEKVKTVFLPTDKPITLETCAPLIATLPLEVRARIGNFIMGVFTVFQDLDFTFLEMNPFTLVNGEPFPLDMRGELDDTAAFKNFKKWGNIEFPLPFGRVLSSTESFIHTLDEKTSASLKFTVLNPKGRIWTMVAGGGASVIYADTVGDLGYASELGNYAEYSGAPNEEEVLQYARIVIDCATADPDGHKRALLIGGGIANFTDVAATFNGIIRALREKESKLKAARMHIYVRRGGPNYQTGLAKMRALGEELGVPLEVYGPEATMTGICKEAIECIMS, encoded by the exons ATGCTGTGTGGGTTTACTACTGCAG ACAAGGAACCATGGCTTTCATCAACAAAGCTGGTTGTGAAACCTGATATGCTTTTTGGAAAGCGCGGCAAGAGTGGCTTGGTTGCCTTGAACTTAGATGTCGCCCAAGTTGCCGATTTTGTCAAAGCTCGTCTTGGTGTTGAG GTTGAGATGGGTGGATGTAAAGCACCAATAACAACATTTATTGTGGAACCATTTGTTCCACATGATGAAGAATATTATCTTTCTATTGTCTCTGAGAGGCTTGGTAGCACCATTAGCTTTTCAGAATGTGGTGGTATTGATATTGAAGAAAACTGGGAGAAG GTTAAGACCGTCTTTCTCCCAACCGATAAACCTATCACGCTAGAGACTTGTGCTCCATTAATTGCTACTCTCCCATTAGAG GTTCGAGCTAGAATTGGAAATTTCATAATGGGTGTGTTTACTGTATTTCAAG ATTTAGATTTTACTTTCCTAGAGATGAATCCATTTACGTTGGTTAACGGAGAGCCCTTCCCTTTGGATATGAGGGGAGAGTTGGATGACACTGCAGCATTTAAGAACTTCAAAAA gTGGGGTAACATAGAGTTTCCATTACCATTTGGAAGGGTCCTAAGCTCTACGGAGAGCTTCATTCACACGTTAGATGAAAAG ACTAGTGCTTCATTAAAGTTCACTGTGTTAAATCCTAAGGGACGGATATGGACGATGGTTGCTGGAGGTGGTGCTAGTGTAATATACGCAGATACA GTTGGAGATTTAGGCTATGCATCAGAACTTGGTAACTACGCAGAGTATAGTGGAGCTCCTAACGAGGAAGAGGTGTTGCAGTACGCTAGAATTGTGATAGAT TGTGCTACTGCAGATCCTGATGGTCATAAAAGAGCCCTTCTAATTGGTGGAGGCATCGCTAACTTTACGGATGTGGCTGCCACTTTTAATGGGATTATCCGAGCTCTTAGGGAAAAG GAGTCAAAGTTGAAAGCCGCAAGAATGCACATATATGTTCGAAGAGGGGGTCCTAATTACCAGACTGGTTTGGCAAAGATGCGTGCATTGGGAGAGGAACTAGGAGTACCCCTGGAG GTTTATGGACCTGAGGCTACGATGACGGGCATTTGCAAGGAAGCAATTGAATGCATAATGTCATAG
- the LOC110939814 gene encoding ATP-citrate synthase alpha chain protein 2 isoform X1 encodes MARKKIREYDSKRLLKENLKRLAGIDLQICSALVNASTDFTELTDKEPWLSSTKLVVKPDMLFGKRGKSGLVALNLDVAQVADFVKARLGVEVEMGGCKAPITTFIVEPFVPHDEEYYLSIVSERLGSTISFSECGGIDIEENWEKVKTVFLPTDKPITLETCAPLIATLPLEVRARIGNFIMGVFTVFQDLDFTFLEMNPFTLVNGEPFPLDMRGELDDTAAFKNFKKWGNIEFPLPFGRVLSSTESFIHTLDEKTSASLKFTVLNPKGRIWTMVAGGGASVIYADTVGDLGYASELGNYAEYSGAPNEEEVLQYARIVIDCATADPDGHKRALLIGGGIANFTDVAATFNGIIRALREKESKLKAARMHIYVRRGGPNYQTGLAKMRALGEELGVPLEVYGPEATMTGICKEAIECIMS; translated from the exons ATGGCGAGAAAGAAGATCAGAGAGTATGATTCCAAAAGGCTTTTGAAGGAAAATCTGAAAAGACTTGCAGGGATCGACCTACAGATTTGCTCTGCTCTG GTGAATGCATCCACAGACTTTACTGAGTTGACAGACAAGGAACCATGGCTTTCATCAACAAAGCTGGTTGTGAAACCTGATATGCTTTTTGGAAAGCGCGGCAAGAGTGGCTTGGTTGCCTTGAACTTAGATGTCGCCCAAGTTGCCGATTTTGTCAAAGCTCGTCTTGGTGTTGAG GTTGAGATGGGTGGATGTAAAGCACCAATAACAACATTTATTGTGGAACCATTTGTTCCACATGATGAAGAATATTATCTTTCTATTGTCTCTGAGAGGCTTGGTAGCACCATTAGCTTTTCAGAATGTGGTGGTATTGATATTGAAGAAAACTGGGAGAAG GTTAAGACCGTCTTTCTCCCAACCGATAAACCTATCACGCTAGAGACTTGTGCTCCATTAATTGCTACTCTCCCATTAGAG GTTCGAGCTAGAATTGGAAATTTCATAATGGGTGTGTTTACTGTATTTCAAG ATTTAGATTTTACTTTCCTAGAGATGAATCCATTTACGTTGGTTAACGGAGAGCCCTTCCCTTTGGATATGAGGGGAGAGTTGGATGACACTGCAGCATTTAAGAACTTCAAAAA gTGGGGTAACATAGAGTTTCCATTACCATTTGGAAGGGTCCTAAGCTCTACGGAGAGCTTCATTCACACGTTAGATGAAAAG ACTAGTGCTTCATTAAAGTTCACTGTGTTAAATCCTAAGGGACGGATATGGACGATGGTTGCTGGAGGTGGTGCTAGTGTAATATACGCAGATACA GTTGGAGATTTAGGCTATGCATCAGAACTTGGTAACTACGCAGAGTATAGTGGAGCTCCTAACGAGGAAGAGGTGTTGCAGTACGCTAGAATTGTGATAGAT TGTGCTACTGCAGATCCTGATGGTCATAAAAGAGCCCTTCTAATTGGTGGAGGCATCGCTAACTTTACGGATGTGGCTGCCACTTTTAATGGGATTATCCGAGCTCTTAGGGAAAAG GAGTCAAAGTTGAAAGCCGCAAGAATGCACATATATGTTCGAAGAGGGGGTCCTAATTACCAGACTGGTTTGGCAAAGATGCGTGCATTGGGAGAGGAACTAGGAGTACCCCTGGAG GTTTATGGACCTGAGGCTACGATGACGGGCATTTGCAAGGAAGCAATTGAATGCATAATGTCATAG